One part of the Ochotona princeps isolate mOchPri1 chromosome 3, mOchPri1.hap1, whole genome shotgun sequence genome encodes these proteins:
- the LOC131479891 gene encoding keratin-associated protein 10-9-like, protein MSVCSSNLSYGSNICMPASHDSWQVDDCPESCCEPPCCTPSCCAPSSCVTLCCKPVCCKPVCCVPVCSSSSSCCQQSSCQPSCCGSSPCQESSCVTLCCKPVCCKPVCCVPVCSSSSSCCQQSSCQPSCCGSSPCQESSCVTLCCRPVSCKPVCCVPVCSESSSCCQQSSCQPSCCPSSCCRPSSSVSLLCRPVCRPACSVPASSCCAPASCCQPSCCRPASSVSLLCRPACPRPACCGLSSGQSCC, encoded by the exons ATGTCCGTCTGCTCCAGCAACCTCAGCTATGGCAGCAACATCTGCATGCCCGCTTCCCACGACTCCTGGCAGGTGGACGACTGCCCAGAGAGCTGCTGCGAGCCGCCCTGCTGTACCCCCAGCTGCTGCGCCCCATCCTCCTGTGTGACCCTCTGCTGCAAGCCCGTGTGCTGCaagcctgtctgctgtgtgcccgtctgctcctcctcctcctcctgctgccagcagtcTAGCTGCCAGCCCTCATGCTGTGGCTCCTCTCCCTGCCAGGAGTCCTCCTGTGTGACCCTCTGCTGCAAGCCCGTGTGCTGCaagcctgtctgctgtgtgcccgtgtgctcctcctcctcctcctgctgccagcagtcTAGCTGCCAGCCCTCATGCTGTggctcctccccctgccaggagtcctcctgtgtgaccctctgctgcaggccagtgagctgcaagcctgtctgctgtgtgcctgtgtgctctgagagctcctcctgctgccagcagtcTAGCTGCCAGCCCTC ctgctgcccctcGTCCTGCTGCAGACCCTCCTCCAGCGTGTCCCTGCTCTGCCGCCCCGTGTGCAGACCCGCCTGCAGTGTGCCCGCCTCCTCCTGCTGTGCCCCCGCCTcgtgctgccagcccagctgctgccgccCGGCCTCCAGCGTGTCCCTGCTCTGCCGGCCTGCCTGCCCCCGCCCGGCCTGCTGTGGCCTCTCCTCGGGCCAGTCCTGCTGCTGA